In Kiritimatiellia bacterium, the DNA window TCGCGAAGGCGGCGGTGACGCTCGTCTTGCCCGTCCCGCCTTTCCCGCTGATGACGACGAGTTCTTTCACGCGAAAACGTCCTCCGCCAGCTTCAGCATGGCGTCGCGAAAGCCGGGGACGGTTTCCGCCGCCAGCTCGCCGCGCGAGTAGGCTTCCGCCACCTTTCGGTCGTCCGGCAGTTCGGCCAGGACGGGGATGGCTTCCGAGCGGCAGAAATCTCGAACCCCGTCATCGCCGATCCCCGCGCGGTTAATGACCACCCCGAAGCGCCGGCCCAGTTGCCGCATCAAGTCCACCGCCAGCCGCAGGTCGTTCAATCCAAACGGGGTCGGCTCCGTCACCAGCAGGACATCATCCGCGTCGCGCACGGTCGCGACGACCGGGCAGGCCGTCCCCGGCGGCGCATCGAGAATCACGAGCGCGCCGTCCACCCGTGCGCGCTGGAGCGCGCGAATGACCGCAGGGGCCATGGCTTCGCCGACGTTCATCCGGCCCTGGGCGAAAAGGATCCGCCCGGCGCGGCCGGTTTCGACCACGCCGACGGTCCTCGACTCTTCCCGGATCGCGCCCGTCGGGCACACCATGGCGCAGCCCCCGCACCCGTGGCACAGTTCGGGGAAGACCATCGCCCATTTCAGGACGGCGAGGGCGTTGTACTCGCAGGCCTCGGTGCATTGGCCGCAGGCCGTGCATTTCTGCTTGTCGATGACCGGGACGGGGATGCCTATCTCCTCGCTGTGCTCGATCGTGGGTTTCAGAAAGAGATGCCCGTTGGGCTCCTCCACGTCGCCGTCCAGGTACTGGACTGCCTCGCCCTGTTCGGCCAGCATGGCGGCCAGGTTGACCGCGACGGTCGTCTTGCCCGTCCCGCCCTTGCCGCTGGCGATGGCCACGGTGCGCCCAAAGGTCTGGTTCGCAGAATGGGTCATGGCTTCAACAGGTAGCCGGCCAGCGCCCGGTACAGCGTGCTGACCGCCAGGATCGCGCAGTGCCGTCCCTCCTCGGGCAGGCACTCCTGCCCCTCGAGGATCTCCCGCGGGTTGATGCCGAGGGCGTCATGCACTGTTTTACCCCGGGCCCGCTCCGCCACGGCGGCGCCGCACAGCCGCGTGTGCGCGCAGCCGTCCGTGTAATACCGGACGTCCTCGATCCGCCCGTCGCGGATGTCCAGGTAGAATTCCATCTCGTCGCCGCACGGGCCCCGCAGCCGGGCCGAGGCCGTCGGGTCATTCATCCGGCCGAAATACGGATCCGTGCCCGGGGTGGGTGTGTTCATGGAAACTCCTTTCCGTCCGCTCCGCTGATCGCCTTGAAGTATATCTCTCCGCCCTGGTACTCGCCGCGCACTCGTTTCGTTCGGGCCAGCTCGCCGAGGTATTTGGCCACCTCGTTGCGGTGCATGTCGAACGCCTCCGCGACCTGGGCGGCCGTGCACGGCCGCCGCCGGAGCATGTCCAGGATCGCCCGTTCGCCGGCCTCGACGTTCACGCCGGCCCGCTTCGGGAATCCCGCGATGACCGTGGCGCGCGGCCGGAACCAGCCGGCCCACTCCTCCATGCGCTCGCGCGGCGTCGCCTGCACCGACCGCTCCGCCGTCGGGCGCACCGCCGTGTTCAGGTGGATCTCGTCCGGCGCGATCGTCTCCGCGAGCCGGGCCAGCCGCTCCAGGCCCTCCCGCGTCGTGTTCAGCCCCTCGACCAGGAACACCTCGAGCCAGAGCTTCCCGGCGTGCGCTTCCCGGAACGCCCGAAGCCCCGCGAGGTAGAGGTCGAACGTGAGTTCCGCGTGCGGGCGGTTGACGCGCCGGAACGTCAGCGCGTCCCAGGCGCTCAACGACAGTTTCACGAGGTGCGCCCGGCGCGCGGCCTCCCGGACGTCCGACTGCCAGAACAG includes these proteins:
- a CDS encoding ATP-binding protein, with product MTHSANQTFGRTVAIASGKGGTGKTTVAVNLAAMLAEQGEAVQYLDGDVEEPNGHLFLKPTIEHSEEIGIPVPVIDKQKCTACGQCTEACEYNALAVLKWAMVFPELCHGCGGCAMVCPTGAIREESRTVGVVETGRAGRILFAQGRMNVGEAMAPAVIRALQRARVDGALVILDAPPGTACPVVATVRDADDVLLVTEPTPFGLNDLRLAVDLMRQLGRRFGVVINRAGIGDDGVRDFCRSEAIPVLAELPDDRKVAEAYSRGELAAETVPGFRDAMLKLAEDVFA
- a CDS encoding iron-sulfur cluster assembly scaffold protein gives rise to the protein MNTPTPGTDPYFGRMNDPTASARLRGPCGDEMEFYLDIRDGRIEDVRYYTDGCAHTRLCGAAVAERARGKTVHDALGINPREILEGQECLPEEGRHCAILAVSTLYRALAGYLLKP
- a CDS encoding radical SAM protein, whose translation is MSGYRHLFGPVPSRRFGRSLGVDLTPLKTCTLDCVFCQLGHTSRKTLERREYVPVAEVTAELARWRDEGGQADYVTLAGSGEPTLHSGFGAVLEFIRGALPFPSVLLSNGTLFWQSDVREAARRAHLVKLSLSAWDALTFRRVNRPHAELTFDLYLAGLRAFREAHAGKLWLEVFLVEGLNTTREGLERLARLAETIAPDEIHLNTAVRPTAERSVQATPRERMEEWAGWFRPRATVIAGFPKRAGVNVEAGERAILDMLRRRPCTAAQVAEAFDMHRNEVAKYLGELARTKRVRGEYQGGEIYFKAISGADGKEFP